The segment TTGCCCTCGCTGCGCAGCCTGCCCTCGACCGCGCCGCCCGGCACCTCGGCCTTCACCTTGCCCGGCCCGGCGTACGCCAGGGTGAGCCGGCCGCCGCCGACCATGAACTTCGACAGGTCCTGGTAGGCGATCACGCCCCGGCCGTCGCCGCGCCCGACCGTGACGCCCCGGTAGGAGTCGGTGAACTTCACGTCGGAGAGGTCGGCCCGGAAGGAGTGCATCGTCACCGTCTCCTTTCCGTCGGTCACGGTCATCCCGTCCGAGCTCATCGTCACCTTGTCCAGCTCACCGGCCACCGCGCTGGTCAGGAACGGGAAGTCGTCGATGCTGACGTCCGGCTTGGTGGTCATCCAGCCGGAGGAGACGGCCGCGTCCGCCGCCTGGTCCTCCGCGACCCCGACGGCTATCCGGTCGGCGCCGACCAGCAGGCCGCCCACCACCCCGAGGCCGATCAGCAACTTCACCGAGCCGTGCATCGCACTCCCCCAGAGACGGTCGATCCGAGATCCGTTCGGAGGCGAACGGCATTCGGGCTACGGACATAGGACGATCGCACGCATGCCCCAGTTCCGGAACCGCACCCGGGGAAAACGGCGCTCAGCCTCCGGCGAACGGCGGCAGCACCTCGACCGTCCAGCCCTCGGACAGCAGCACCGCGGCGGGCTCCCGGCCGCCGGTCTGCTCGCCGTCCAGCAGGAACGAGCACACCTCCAGCAGCCGCAGCAGCTCCGGCCGGTCGGCGTGCGCGGCGCGCACCGCGGCCAGCGCCCCGGCCAGCGTCGCGGCCTCGACGGGCTCCTCGGCCCGGCCCGCCGCGGACTTGGCGGCGGCCCAGTAGCGGACGGTCCCGCTGCGGCGGACGGTCCCGCTCACCCTCCCGGGTGATCCGGCGGCGGCGGGCTCCCCGGCGGTGGTGCGGGTTTCGGCGGTCGCGGTCACGGCAACCCCTCTCGTCGGTCCTCGCCCGGTACGGCGGCCGGCCCGGTGCCGGCCGGCCCACCCGTGGAATCGGTGTACACGTACGGTGCGGCCGGTGCGGCCCCCATCATCGCCCGCGCCCCCCGTCCGGAGGCAAACACCCGAGGTCGCACCGCCCCGCCCGAGTGACGAACCGCACGGCCCGGAGCCCCGCCCACCGCCGCGCGCCCCGCTCGCGCCTCTCCCCAGGCTCCGGCCGGTCGGCTATTCTCGAACGCGATGAGGGATCCGGGCAGAGTCGCCCCCGGGTCCTTTTGTGCTTTCAGGACGCCATACGGACGTTCTTGCGAACGGTGCCCCACCCGCACCCGACGCCGGAACGCCCCCACCGCTCGACCGCACGACGTGGTGCGCCGACGGCGGGACAGACCGGAGGTTACGCCGATGGACGGGGCACCAGCGGGACGCCAGGGGTTGCGGGACCCCGGGCGCGCCACCGCCGCCCCGCCCGACGACGCCCCCGCCGGCCCTGTCGACGCTCCCCCACCCTGTACCGCGGCCGGTGCTCTCCCCCGGCGGCCGCGACCGCGACGACCCGGAAAGGGGACTAACCGGGTATGAGTTCTCTGCTCCTGCTGACCAACGCCCTGCAACCCTCCGCCGAGGTGCTGCCCGCCCTCGGGCTGCTGCTGCACAGCGTCCGGGTGGCCCCCGCCGAGGGGTCCGCCCTGGTCGACACCCCGAGCGCCGACGTGATCCTGGTTGACGGCCGGCGCGACCTGCCGCAGATCCGCAGCCTGTGCCAGCTGCTGCGCTCCACCGGCATCGGCAGCCCACTGATCCTGGTGGTCACCGAGGGCGGCCTGGCCGCCGTCACCGCCGAGTGGGGCATCGACGACGTGCTGCTCGACACCGCCGGACCGGCCGAGGTGGAGGCCCGGCTGCGGCTGGCCCTCGGCCGGCTGAACGCCGCCACCGACGACAGCCCGATGGAGATCCGCAACGGCGACCTCTCGGTCGACGAGGCCACCTACTCCGCCAAGCTCAAGGGCCGGGTCCTCGACCTCACCTTCAAGGAGTTCGAGCTGCTCAAGTACCTGGCCCAGCACCCCGGCCGGGTCTTCACCCGGGCCCAGCTGCTCCAGGAGGTGTGGGGCTACGACTACTTCGGCGGCACCCGCACCGTGGACGTCCACGTCCGCCGGCTGCGCGCCAAGCTCGGCGTCGAGAACGAGCAGCTGATCGGCACCGTGCGCAACGTCGGCTACCGGTTCGTGGTCCCCGAGCGCCCCGACAAGGCCCCCGAACGGGCCGAGCAGAGCCGCACTCGGGCGACCCGCGAACACTGACGGAGGGCCGGGCGGGCCGCACCGCGGAGACACTCGCCCGGCTTTGCCCGGATCGGTCCCGAAACCGCCGTCCCACCAGGTGTCACCCCGGGCCTGGGCGCCGCACCACCCGCGTAGACTCCCCCCGTGGCCAAGGTGACGCGCGACGACGTAGCCCGACTGGCTGGCACCTCGACCGCGGTCGTCAGCTATGTGATCAACAACGGTCCCCGGCCGGTCGCCCCGGCCACCAGGGAGAAGGTGCTCGCCGCGATCGAGCAGCTCGGGTACCGCCCGAACTCGGTCGCCCAGGCGATGGCCTCCCGGCGCACCAACCTGATCGGCATGGTCGTCCCCGACGCCCGGCAGCCGTTCTTCGCGGAGATGGCGCACGCCGTGGAACGCGCCGCCTCCGAGCGCGGCAAGCTCGTCCTGATCGGCAACTCCGACTACGTGGACGACCGCGAGGTGCACTACGTCCGGGCCTTCCTCGGCATGCGGGTCTCCGGCCTGATCCTGGTCAGCCAGGGCCCCTCGCAGCGCGCCGCCGAGGAGTTCGCCGCCATGGAGGGCGCCAAGGTGGTGCTGCTGCACCGCCGCCCCGAGGCGATCGACGACGTCGCCGTGGTCACCGACGACGTCGGCGGCTCCGAGCTGATCGTCCGTCACCTGCTGGAGGTGCACGGCCACCCGTACGTGGCCTGCTTCGGCGGGCCGGTGGAGTCCCCGGCCCCCGGCGACCCGGTGATCGACCACGTGGCCGGCTGGGAGCTCGCCATGGCCGCGCACGGCCTGCCCACCGAGCCCCACCTGGTGGACGCCCCGTTCCACCGCTACGGCGCCTACCAGGTCGCGCTGGAGCTGCTCGGCTCCGACCGGCGGCCGCCCGCGATCTTCTGCTCCACCGACGACCAGGCCATCGGCGTGCTCCGGGCCGCCCAGGAACTCGGCCTGCGCGTCCCCGAGGACCTCGCGGTGGCCGGCTTCGACGACATCCCCGAGGCCGCCTTCGCCTCCCCGCCGCTGACCACCGTCGCCTCCGACCGGGACGCGATGGCCCGGGCCGCCGTCGACCTGGTCCTCGACGACTCGCTGATGGTGCCCGGCAGCGACACCGAACGGGTCCGCAAGTTCCCGTCCCGGCTGGTCGTGCGGCGCTCCTGCGGCTGCGGCGGCGAACAGCCCTGACCTGCGGGTCCTCCCCCGGGCCGATCACCGGCCTGACCAGGCTTTATGAGAAGCTGACGCGCTTCTCGGGGAACCTGTAGCACGCTCTCATCCGGTCTTCATGAACCGGGCGGAACTTGGTCGTCATGAGCGACCAGCACCGCAGCACCCACGAGCCCCACCCCCAGGACGGCGGCGCGGGCTGGCTCCCGCCGCAGCCGCCCACCGCCCCCGCGTACCCGCCGCCCGCCGCCCCCGCGTACCCGCCGCACACCGGCACCCCGTACCGGGAGGCCGCCTACCCGGCCCTGCCGCCCGCCGCCGCACCCGACCCGGCGCTGCTGCCCGCGACCTTCGCGCTCGCCGCCGAACCCGGCACCGGGGACGGCACCGGGGACGGCCCGCAGCCGCCCGCCGGGCACCGGGCCCGCCGCGGCCTGCTGCGCAGCCGGCTCGCCCTGGTCACCGCCGTCGCCGCGCTCGCCGCCCTGGTCGGCGGCGTCACCGGCGGCGCCCTGGCCGGCGAGCGCACCGGCTCCACCAGCGCGAGCAGCACCCTGGTCCGACCCGTCTCCGCCAACGCCGACGGCAGCGCCAACGTCTCGGCGATCGCCGCCGCGGTCTCCCCCGCCGTCGTGCAGATCACCGTCAAGACCGGCAGCGGCACCGCCACCGGCACCGGCGTGGTGCTCACCGCCGACGGCCAGATCCTCACCAACTACCACGTCGTCTCCGGCGCGGTCGGCGGCGGCGGCCAGACCACCGTCACCTTCAAGGACGGCTCCACCGCGACCGCCACCGTCACCGGGACCGACAAGTCCCTCGACACCGCCGTCATCACCGCCTCCGGCGTCAGCGGCCTGACCACCGCCGTCCTCGGCGACTCCGACAGCACCGCCGTCGGCGACCCGGTGGTCGCCATCGGCAACCCCGAGGGCCTCACCGGCACCGTCACCTCCGGCATCATCTCCGCCAAGAACCGGCAGGTCTCCGTCCAGGTCGACGAGGGCACCACCAGCAACAACGGCGGCTTCGGCTTCCCCAACCTGCCCGGCCAGCGCAGCTCCTCCGGCTCCTCCGCCGGCAGCTCCTCCGCCGACACCGCCACCTACCAGGCCCTGCAGACCGACGCCGCGCTCAACCCCGGCAACTCCGGCGGACCGCTGATCAACACCGCCGGACAGGTCATCGGCCTCAACTCGGCGATGTACTCCGCCGGCGGCTCCAGCTCCACCGGCAGCTCCGACGCCGGCAGCGTCGGCCTCGGCTTCGCCATCCCGATCAACAGCGTCAAGCAGGTCCTGTCCCAGATGCAGGCCGGCAAGACCCTCTGACCGCCGGTGCCGACCGGCACCGCAGACCGGCACCACCGCCGACCGCCGACCACCGACCAA is part of the Kitasatospora cineracea genome and harbors:
- a CDS encoding DUF2993 domain-containing protein; translation: MHGSVKLLIGLGVVGGLLVGADRIAVGVAEDQAADAAVSSGWMTTKPDVSIDDFPFLTSAVAGELDKVTMSSDGMTVTDGKETVTMHSFRADLSDVKFTDSYRGVTVGRGDGRGVIAYQDLSKFMVGGGRLTLAYAGPGKVKAEVPGGAVEGRLRSEGNQVVVDGLQLTGAASKLSGLAGDLLKPQRFGLTGLPTGLSLAEATPEQDGVRLRFTFAPGTTLGH
- a CDS encoding MoaD/ThiS family protein; protein product: MSGTVRRSGTVRYWAAAKSAAGRAEEPVEAATLAGALAAVRAAHADRPELLRLLEVCSFLLDGEQTGGREPAAVLLSEGWTVEVLPPFAGG
- a CDS encoding response regulator transcription factor, translating into MSSLLLLTNALQPSAEVLPALGLLLHSVRVAPAEGSALVDTPSADVILVDGRRDLPQIRSLCQLLRSTGIGSPLILVVTEGGLAAVTAEWGIDDVLLDTAGPAEVEARLRLALGRLNAATDDSPMEIRNGDLSVDEATYSAKLKGRVLDLTFKEFELLKYLAQHPGRVFTRAQLLQEVWGYDYFGGTRTVDVHVRRLRAKLGVENEQLIGTVRNVGYRFVVPERPDKAPERAEQSRTRATREH
- a CDS encoding LacI family DNA-binding transcriptional regulator, with the translated sequence MAKVTRDDVARLAGTSTAVVSYVINNGPRPVAPATREKVLAAIEQLGYRPNSVAQAMASRRTNLIGMVVPDARQPFFAEMAHAVERAASERGKLVLIGNSDYVDDREVHYVRAFLGMRVSGLILVSQGPSQRAAEEFAAMEGAKVVLLHRRPEAIDDVAVVTDDVGGSELIVRHLLEVHGHPYVACFGGPVESPAPGDPVIDHVAGWELAMAAHGLPTEPHLVDAPFHRYGAYQVALELLGSDRRPPAIFCSTDDQAIGVLRAAQELGLRVPEDLAVAGFDDIPEAAFASPPLTTVASDRDAMARAAVDLVLDDSLMVPGSDTERVRKFPSRLVVRRSCGCGGEQP
- a CDS encoding S1C family serine protease produces the protein MSDQHRSTHEPHPQDGGAGWLPPQPPTAPAYPPPAAPAYPPHTGTPYREAAYPALPPAAAPDPALLPATFALAAEPGTGDGTGDGPQPPAGHRARRGLLRSRLALVTAVAALAALVGGVTGGALAGERTGSTSASSTLVRPVSANADGSANVSAIAAAVSPAVVQITVKTGSGTATGTGVVLTADGQILTNYHVVSGAVGGGGQTTVTFKDGSTATATVTGTDKSLDTAVITASGVSGLTTAVLGDSDSTAVGDPVVAIGNPEGLTGTVTSGIISAKNRQVSVQVDEGTTSNNGGFGFPNLPGQRSSSGSSAGSSSADTATYQALQTDAALNPGNSGGPLINTAGQVIGLNSAMYSAGGSSSTGSSDAGSVGLGFAIPINSVKQVLSQMQAGKTL